Proteins from a genomic interval of Rosa chinensis cultivar Old Blush chromosome 2, RchiOBHm-V2, whole genome shotgun sequence:
- the LOC112186395 gene encoding G-type lectin S-receptor-like serine/threonine-protein kinase At4g03230 isoform X1, whose protein sequence is MPELWLRLHVDAYEANFAHDLLGIKASEKERARKADEQIISATCEAITWESQKIRLQVLVKLCRRARIPGEKFELGFFTSNGSSGTRRYVGIWYYRSNPQTVVWLANRDNPLSDTRGVFTIAEDGNLKVLDGKRKTYWSSSLESSSSTIRTAKLMDTGNLVVINREQGNNSVQIVWQSFENPTDTFLPGMKMSGKLALSSWKSYNDPATGNFTFQQDQEDANHFVIWKRSRRYWKSEDYGNFISSDEMASAILYLLSNFTSTAVHNDSVPYLTSSLYTSTRLVMSFSGQIQYLMWDSEKVWSLIWADPRDRCSVYNACGNFGSCNSKNGLVCKCLPGFKPSSPDNWNHGDYSGGCTRKSTLCGNNAESDIFLSLKMMKVGNPDSQFNAKSEMECRVECLNNCECQAYFYEEVENKNTGGSSSSTCWIWSQDVTNLQEDYDGGQNLQVRVAVSDIESTARSCGSCGTNLIPYPLSTGPKCGDVTYYSFHCNISTGQLSFEAPSGTYHVTSINADTQTFVIQANDADECRDKKFLKLIQSSPYNVTNMCNADPTRFSPDLSFKGGYEVEVAWESPLEPPCSSSTDCKDWPRSICDAALDGKNRCLCPANSKWDSRSLNCTQEVGHRKQTGEQGKMTLALIIAVTCISVAVLAILSSTFVYAYIWRRRRIKTQEGRANLQKCSTLNHFYDCERKVKNLIESGRFKDDDTEGIDVPSFDLESILVATTYFSNANKLGQGGFGPVYKGKLPGGEEIAVKRLSSCSGQGLEEFKNEVLLIAKLQHRNLVRLLGYCAEGDEKMLIYEYMANKSLDSFIFDRKVCVSLDWNTRFNIILGIARGLLYLHQDSRLRVIHRDLKTSNILLSEEMNPKISDFGLARIFGGNETSANTNRVVGTYGYMSPEYALDGLFSVKSDVFSFGVVVIEIITGKRNTGFYQPERSLSLLGYAWHLWKEQKALDLLEQTLGHSCNKDEYFKCVNVGLLCVQEDPGDRPTMSQVVFMLGSETATIPTPKQPAFVVRRCPSSSSRASNSSSKPETVSNNELTVTLEDGR, encoded by the exons ATGCCAGAATTGTGGTTGCGCCTGCATGTAGATGCATATGAAGCTAACTTTGCGCACGACCTCCTGGGAATAAAAGCCTCTGAGAAGGAGCGGGCAAGAAAGGCAGACGAACAAATCATCTCAGCAACCTGTGAAGCGATAACTTGGGAGTCCCAAAAAATCCGCCTGCAAGTACTTGTGAAGCTCTGCAGGAGGGCTAGGATACCAG GAGAAAAATTTGAACTTGGGTTCTTTACTTCTAATGGAAGCTCTGGTACTAGAAGATATGTTGGAATTTGGTATTACAGATCGAATCCACAGACTGTTGTGTGGCTTGCAAATAGAGACAACCCTCTTTCAGATACTCGTGGAGTTTTCACTATTGCAGAAGATGGAAATCTTAAGGTGCTGgatggcaaaagaaaaacttACTGGTCATCAAGTCTTGAAAGTTCATCATCAACAATTAGGACAGCAAAGCTCATGGACACTGGTAATCTTGTTGTGATCAATAGAGAGCAAGGAAACAACTCGGTTCAAATTGTCTGGCAGAGTTTTGAAAATCCAACCGACACATTTCTTCCTGGCATGAAAATGAGCGGAAAATTAGCACTGAGTTCATGGAAGAGTTACAATGATCCAGCAACAGGAAATTTCACATTTCAGCAAGACCAAGAGGATGCGAACCACTTTGTTATCTGGAAAAGATCGAGAAGGTACTGGAAGAGTGAAGATTATGGAAACTTCATTAGTTCTGATGAGATGGCTTCTGCAATTCTCTACTTGCTATCAAACTTCACCTCTACAGCAGTCCACAATGACTCTGTGCCATATCTCACATCCTCATTATACACTTCTACAAGGCTGGTTATGAGTTTTTCGGGCCAGATTCAGTATCTGATGTGGGATAGTGAGAAGGTTTGGTCTTTGATATGGGCAGATCCTAGAGATAGATGCAGTGTGTATAATGCATGTGGAAATTTTGGTAGCTGTAACAGCAAAAATGGTTTGGTTTGCAAGTGTTTGCCTGGTTTTAAGCCTAGTTCACCGGATAATTGGAATCATGGAGATTATTCGGGCGGATGCACTAGGAAGTCAACATTATGTGGCAACAATGCTGAGAGTGACATATTCTTGAGCTTAAAGATGATGAAAGTGGGAAACCCAGATTCCCAATTTAATGCCAAAAGTGAAATGGAATGCAGAGTAGAGTGCCTTAACAACTGTGAGTGTCAAGCTTATTTCTATGAAGAGGTGGAGAACAAAAACACGGGTGGGAGTAGTAGTTCAACATGTTGGATTTGGTCACAAGATGTCACCAATCTTCAGGAGGACTATGACGGTGGCCAGAATCTACAGGTTCGTGTAGCAGTTTCAGATATAg AATCAACAGCGAGAAGCTGTGGAAGTTGTGGCACAAACCTGATCCCTTATCCCTTAAGCACTGGACCAAAGTGTGGTGATGTCACCTACTATAGTTTCCACTGCAATATTTCAACTGGCCAGCTGAGCTTTGAGGCACCAAGCGGCACCTACCATGTCACAAGCATCAACGCGGACACACAAACATTTGTCATCCAAGCTAATGATGCAGATGAATGTAGAGATAAAAAATTTCTGAAGCTCATACAGTCTTCTCCATATAATGTGACAAACATGTGCAATGCTGATCCGACCCGTTTTAGTCCTGATTTGTCATTTAAAGGAGGATATGAAGTTGAAGTTGCTTGGGAGTCACCCTTGGAACCACCTTGTTCCTCATCTACAGACTGCAAGGACTGGCCTCGTTCGATATGTGATGCTGCTCTAGATGGGAAGAATAGGTGTCTTTGCCCTGCAAACTCAAAATGGGATAGCAGGAGTTTAAATTGTACTCAAG AAGTTGGCCACAGAAAGCAAACTGGTGAGCAAGGGAAGATGACCCTAGCTCTAATCATTGCAGTAACTTGTATAAGTGTAGCTGTTCTAGCAATTCTTTCAAGTACCTTTGTTTATGCTTATATATGGAGAAGAAGGCGCATTAAGACACAAG AAGGCAGGGCAAATCTTCAAAAGTGTTCAACACTTAATCACTTTTATGACTGTGAGAGAAAAGTCAAGAACTTGATTGAATCAGGCCGATTTAAGGATGACGATACGGAGGGCATTGATGTACCCTCTTTTGATTTGGAAAGCATACTGGTAGCTACAACATACTTCTCCAATGCAAATAAACTTGGACAAGGAGGATTTGGTCCTGTTTACAAG GGTAAGCTTCCGGGAGGAGAAGAAATCGCTGTAAAGAGGCTCTCGAGTTGTTCAGGCCAAGGCCTAGAGGAATTCAAAAATGAAGTTTTGTTAATTGCCAAACTTCAACATCGGAATCTGGTTCGACTTTTGGGCTATTGTGCTGAGGGAGATGAAAAGATGTTAATCTATGAATACATGGCCAACAAAAGCTTAGACTCTTTCATCTTTG atcgaAAAGTATGTGTATCATTGGACTGGAATACACGCTTTAACATCATCTTAGGAATTGCTCGGGGGCTTCTTTATCTTCACCAAGATTCTAGATTAAGGGTTATTCATAGAGATCTGAAAACCAGCAACATTCTACTGAGTGAAGAGATGAACCCCAAAATATCAGACTTCGGTTTGGCAAGGATCTTTGGAGGCAATGAAACTTCAGCAAACACCAATAGAGTAGTGGGAACATA CGGCTATATGTCTCCAGAGTATGCATTAGATGGGTTATTCTCAGTAAAATCTGATGTTTTTAGCTTTGGTGTAGTTGTGATTGAAATCATCACTGGGAAAAGGAACACAGGATTTTATCAGCCTGAAAGATCTTTGAGTCTTCTTGGCTAT GCATGGCATTTGTGGAAAGAACAAAAGGCGTTAGATTTGCTAGAACAAACACTTGGTCACAGCTGCAACAAGGATGAGTACTTCAAGTGTGTTAATGTTGGGCTCTTATGTGTACAAGAAGATCCAGGTGATCGGCCAACCATGTCACAAGTAGTTTTCATGCTCGGAAGTGAAACTGCAACGATTCCAACCCCTAAACAACCCGCTTTCGTTGTTAGGCGATGCCCTTCTAGTTCTAGCAGGGCTTCTAATTCTTCAAGCAAACCAGAAACGGTTTCAAACAATGAGTTAACTGTCACCTTAGAAGATGGTCGATAG
- the LOC112186395 gene encoding G-type lectin S-receptor-like serine/threonine-protein kinase At4g03230 isoform X3 has product MPELWLRLHVDAYEANFAHDLLGIKASEKERARKADEQIISATCEAITWESQKIRLQVLVKLCRRARIPGEKFELGFFTSNGSSGTRRYVGIWYYRSNPQTVVWLANRDNPLSDTRGVFTIAEDGNLKVLDGKRKTYWSSSLESSSSTIRTAKLMDTGNLVVINREQGNNSVQIVWQSFENPTDTFLPGMKMSGKLALSSWKSYNDPATGNFTFQQDQEDANHFVIWKRSRRYWKSEDYGNFISSDEMASAILYLLSNFTSTAVHNDSVPYLTSSLYTSTRLVMSFSGQIQYLMWDSEKVWSLIWADPRDRCSVYNACGNFGSCNSKNGLVCKCLPGFKPSSPDNWNHGDYSGGCTRKSTLCGNNAESDIFLSLKMMKVGNPDSQFNAKSEMECRVECLNNCECQAYFYEEVENKNTGGSSSSTCWIWSQDVTNLQEDYDGGQNLQVRVAVSDIESTARSCGSCGTNLIPYPLSTGPKCGDVTYYSFHCNISTGQLSFEAPSGTYHVTSINADTQTFVIQANDADECRDKKFLKLIQSSPYNVTNMCNADPTRFSPDLSFKGGYEVEVAWESPLEPPCSSSTDCKDWPRSICDAALDGKNRCLCPANSKWDSRSLNCTQEVGHRKQTGEQGKMTLALIIAVTCISVAVLAILSSTFVYAYIWRRRRIKTQEGRANLQKCSTLNHFYDCERKVKNLIESGRFKDDDTEGIDVPSFDLESILVATTYFSNANKLGQGGFGPVYKGKLPGGEEIAVKRLSSCSGQGLEEFKNEVLLIAKLQHRNLVRLLGYCAEGDEKMLIYEYMANKSLDSFIFVVIEIITGKRNTGFYQPERSLSLLGYAWHLWKEQKALDLLEQTLGHSCNKDEYFKCVNVGLLCVQEDPGDRPTMSQVVFMLGSETATIPTPKQPAFVVRRCPSSSSRASNSSSKPETVSNNELTVTLEDGR; this is encoded by the exons ATGCCAGAATTGTGGTTGCGCCTGCATGTAGATGCATATGAAGCTAACTTTGCGCACGACCTCCTGGGAATAAAAGCCTCTGAGAAGGAGCGGGCAAGAAAGGCAGACGAACAAATCATCTCAGCAACCTGTGAAGCGATAACTTGGGAGTCCCAAAAAATCCGCCTGCAAGTACTTGTGAAGCTCTGCAGGAGGGCTAGGATACCAG GAGAAAAATTTGAACTTGGGTTCTTTACTTCTAATGGAAGCTCTGGTACTAGAAGATATGTTGGAATTTGGTATTACAGATCGAATCCACAGACTGTTGTGTGGCTTGCAAATAGAGACAACCCTCTTTCAGATACTCGTGGAGTTTTCACTATTGCAGAAGATGGAAATCTTAAGGTGCTGgatggcaaaagaaaaacttACTGGTCATCAAGTCTTGAAAGTTCATCATCAACAATTAGGACAGCAAAGCTCATGGACACTGGTAATCTTGTTGTGATCAATAGAGAGCAAGGAAACAACTCGGTTCAAATTGTCTGGCAGAGTTTTGAAAATCCAACCGACACATTTCTTCCTGGCATGAAAATGAGCGGAAAATTAGCACTGAGTTCATGGAAGAGTTACAATGATCCAGCAACAGGAAATTTCACATTTCAGCAAGACCAAGAGGATGCGAACCACTTTGTTATCTGGAAAAGATCGAGAAGGTACTGGAAGAGTGAAGATTATGGAAACTTCATTAGTTCTGATGAGATGGCTTCTGCAATTCTCTACTTGCTATCAAACTTCACCTCTACAGCAGTCCACAATGACTCTGTGCCATATCTCACATCCTCATTATACACTTCTACAAGGCTGGTTATGAGTTTTTCGGGCCAGATTCAGTATCTGATGTGGGATAGTGAGAAGGTTTGGTCTTTGATATGGGCAGATCCTAGAGATAGATGCAGTGTGTATAATGCATGTGGAAATTTTGGTAGCTGTAACAGCAAAAATGGTTTGGTTTGCAAGTGTTTGCCTGGTTTTAAGCCTAGTTCACCGGATAATTGGAATCATGGAGATTATTCGGGCGGATGCACTAGGAAGTCAACATTATGTGGCAACAATGCTGAGAGTGACATATTCTTGAGCTTAAAGATGATGAAAGTGGGAAACCCAGATTCCCAATTTAATGCCAAAAGTGAAATGGAATGCAGAGTAGAGTGCCTTAACAACTGTGAGTGTCAAGCTTATTTCTATGAAGAGGTGGAGAACAAAAACACGGGTGGGAGTAGTAGTTCAACATGTTGGATTTGGTCACAAGATGTCACCAATCTTCAGGAGGACTATGACGGTGGCCAGAATCTACAGGTTCGTGTAGCAGTTTCAGATATAg AATCAACAGCGAGAAGCTGTGGAAGTTGTGGCACAAACCTGATCCCTTATCCCTTAAGCACTGGACCAAAGTGTGGTGATGTCACCTACTATAGTTTCCACTGCAATATTTCAACTGGCCAGCTGAGCTTTGAGGCACCAAGCGGCACCTACCATGTCACAAGCATCAACGCGGACACACAAACATTTGTCATCCAAGCTAATGATGCAGATGAATGTAGAGATAAAAAATTTCTGAAGCTCATACAGTCTTCTCCATATAATGTGACAAACATGTGCAATGCTGATCCGACCCGTTTTAGTCCTGATTTGTCATTTAAAGGAGGATATGAAGTTGAAGTTGCTTGGGAGTCACCCTTGGAACCACCTTGTTCCTCATCTACAGACTGCAAGGACTGGCCTCGTTCGATATGTGATGCTGCTCTAGATGGGAAGAATAGGTGTCTTTGCCCTGCAAACTCAAAATGGGATAGCAGGAGTTTAAATTGTACTCAAG AAGTTGGCCACAGAAAGCAAACTGGTGAGCAAGGGAAGATGACCCTAGCTCTAATCATTGCAGTAACTTGTATAAGTGTAGCTGTTCTAGCAATTCTTTCAAGTACCTTTGTTTATGCTTATATATGGAGAAGAAGGCGCATTAAGACACAAG AAGGCAGGGCAAATCTTCAAAAGTGTTCAACACTTAATCACTTTTATGACTGTGAGAGAAAAGTCAAGAACTTGATTGAATCAGGCCGATTTAAGGATGACGATACGGAGGGCATTGATGTACCCTCTTTTGATTTGGAAAGCATACTGGTAGCTACAACATACTTCTCCAATGCAAATAAACTTGGACAAGGAGGATTTGGTCCTGTTTACAAG GGTAAGCTTCCGGGAGGAGAAGAAATCGCTGTAAAGAGGCTCTCGAGTTGTTCAGGCCAAGGCCTAGAGGAATTCAAAAATGAAGTTTTGTTAATTGCCAAACTTCAACATCGGAATCTGGTTCGACTTTTGGGCTATTGTGCTGAGGGAGATGAAAAGATGTTAATCTATGAATACATGGCCAACAAAAGCTTAGACTCTTTCATCTTTG TTGTGATTGAAATCATCACTGGGAAAAGGAACACAGGATTTTATCAGCCTGAAAGATCTTTGAGTCTTCTTGGCTAT GCATGGCATTTGTGGAAAGAACAAAAGGCGTTAGATTTGCTAGAACAAACACTTGGTCACAGCTGCAACAAGGATGAGTACTTCAAGTGTGTTAATGTTGGGCTCTTATGTGTACAAGAAGATCCAGGTGATCGGCCAACCATGTCACAAGTAGTTTTCATGCTCGGAAGTGAAACTGCAACGATTCCAACCCCTAAACAACCCGCTTTCGTTGTTAGGCGATGCCCTTCTAGTTCTAGCAGGGCTTCTAATTCTTCAAGCAAACCAGAAACGGTTTCAAACAATGAGTTAACTGTCACCTTAGAAGATGGTCGATAG
- the LOC112186395 gene encoding G-type lectin S-receptor-like serine/threonine-protein kinase At4g03230 isoform X2, translated as MPELWLRLHVDAYEANFAHDLLGIKASEKERARKADEQIISATCEAITWESQKIRLQVLVKLCRRARIPGEKFELGFFTSNGSSGTRRYVGIWYYRSNPQTVVWLANRDNPLSDTRGVFTIAEDGNLKVLDGKRKTYWSSSLESSSSTIRTAKLMDTGNLVVINREQGNNSVQIVWQSFENPTDTFLPGMKMSGKLALSSWKSYNDPATGNFTFQQDQEDANHFVIWKRSRRYWKSEDYGNFISSDEMASAILYLLSNFTSTAVHNDSVPYLTSSLYTSTRLVMSFSGQIQYLMWDSEKVWSLIWADPRDRCSVYNACGNFGSCNSKNGLVCKCLPGFKPSSPDNWNHGDYSGGCTRKSTLCGNNAESDIFLSLKMMKVGNPDSQFNAKSEMECRVECLNNCECQAYFYEEVENKNTGGSSSSTCWIWSQDVTNLQEDYDGGQNLQVRVAVSDIESTARSCGSCGTNLIPYPLSTGPKCGDVTYYSFHCNISTGQLSFEAPSGTYHVTSINADTQTFVIQANDADECRDKKFLKLIQSSPYNVTNMCNADPTRFSPDLSFKGGYEVEVAWESPLEPPCSSSTDCKDWPRSICDAALDGKNRCLCPANSKWDSRSLNCTQEVGHRKQTGEQGKMTLALIIAVTCISVAVLAILSSTFVYAYIWRRRRIKTQGRANLQKCSTLNHFYDCERKVKNLIESGRFKDDDTEGIDVPSFDLESILVATTYFSNANKLGQGGFGPVYKGKLPGGEEIAVKRLSSCSGQGLEEFKNEVLLIAKLQHRNLVRLLGYCAEGDEKMLIYEYMANKSLDSFIFDRKVCVSLDWNTRFNIILGIARGLLYLHQDSRLRVIHRDLKTSNILLSEEMNPKISDFGLARIFGGNETSANTNRVVGTYGYMSPEYALDGLFSVKSDVFSFGVVVIEIITGKRNTGFYQPERSLSLLGYAWHLWKEQKALDLLEQTLGHSCNKDEYFKCVNVGLLCVQEDPGDRPTMSQVVFMLGSETATIPTPKQPAFVVRRCPSSSSRASNSSSKPETVSNNELTVTLEDGR; from the exons ATGCCAGAATTGTGGTTGCGCCTGCATGTAGATGCATATGAAGCTAACTTTGCGCACGACCTCCTGGGAATAAAAGCCTCTGAGAAGGAGCGGGCAAGAAAGGCAGACGAACAAATCATCTCAGCAACCTGTGAAGCGATAACTTGGGAGTCCCAAAAAATCCGCCTGCAAGTACTTGTGAAGCTCTGCAGGAGGGCTAGGATACCAG GAGAAAAATTTGAACTTGGGTTCTTTACTTCTAATGGAAGCTCTGGTACTAGAAGATATGTTGGAATTTGGTATTACAGATCGAATCCACAGACTGTTGTGTGGCTTGCAAATAGAGACAACCCTCTTTCAGATACTCGTGGAGTTTTCACTATTGCAGAAGATGGAAATCTTAAGGTGCTGgatggcaaaagaaaaacttACTGGTCATCAAGTCTTGAAAGTTCATCATCAACAATTAGGACAGCAAAGCTCATGGACACTGGTAATCTTGTTGTGATCAATAGAGAGCAAGGAAACAACTCGGTTCAAATTGTCTGGCAGAGTTTTGAAAATCCAACCGACACATTTCTTCCTGGCATGAAAATGAGCGGAAAATTAGCACTGAGTTCATGGAAGAGTTACAATGATCCAGCAACAGGAAATTTCACATTTCAGCAAGACCAAGAGGATGCGAACCACTTTGTTATCTGGAAAAGATCGAGAAGGTACTGGAAGAGTGAAGATTATGGAAACTTCATTAGTTCTGATGAGATGGCTTCTGCAATTCTCTACTTGCTATCAAACTTCACCTCTACAGCAGTCCACAATGACTCTGTGCCATATCTCACATCCTCATTATACACTTCTACAAGGCTGGTTATGAGTTTTTCGGGCCAGATTCAGTATCTGATGTGGGATAGTGAGAAGGTTTGGTCTTTGATATGGGCAGATCCTAGAGATAGATGCAGTGTGTATAATGCATGTGGAAATTTTGGTAGCTGTAACAGCAAAAATGGTTTGGTTTGCAAGTGTTTGCCTGGTTTTAAGCCTAGTTCACCGGATAATTGGAATCATGGAGATTATTCGGGCGGATGCACTAGGAAGTCAACATTATGTGGCAACAATGCTGAGAGTGACATATTCTTGAGCTTAAAGATGATGAAAGTGGGAAACCCAGATTCCCAATTTAATGCCAAAAGTGAAATGGAATGCAGAGTAGAGTGCCTTAACAACTGTGAGTGTCAAGCTTATTTCTATGAAGAGGTGGAGAACAAAAACACGGGTGGGAGTAGTAGTTCAACATGTTGGATTTGGTCACAAGATGTCACCAATCTTCAGGAGGACTATGACGGTGGCCAGAATCTACAGGTTCGTGTAGCAGTTTCAGATATAg AATCAACAGCGAGAAGCTGTGGAAGTTGTGGCACAAACCTGATCCCTTATCCCTTAAGCACTGGACCAAAGTGTGGTGATGTCACCTACTATAGTTTCCACTGCAATATTTCAACTGGCCAGCTGAGCTTTGAGGCACCAAGCGGCACCTACCATGTCACAAGCATCAACGCGGACACACAAACATTTGTCATCCAAGCTAATGATGCAGATGAATGTAGAGATAAAAAATTTCTGAAGCTCATACAGTCTTCTCCATATAATGTGACAAACATGTGCAATGCTGATCCGACCCGTTTTAGTCCTGATTTGTCATTTAAAGGAGGATATGAAGTTGAAGTTGCTTGGGAGTCACCCTTGGAACCACCTTGTTCCTCATCTACAGACTGCAAGGACTGGCCTCGTTCGATATGTGATGCTGCTCTAGATGGGAAGAATAGGTGTCTTTGCCCTGCAAACTCAAAATGGGATAGCAGGAGTTTAAATTGTACTCAAG AAGTTGGCCACAGAAAGCAAACTGGTGAGCAAGGGAAGATGACCCTAGCTCTAATCATTGCAGTAACTTGTATAAGTGTAGCTGTTCTAGCAATTCTTTCAAGTACCTTTGTTTATGCTTATATATGGAGAAGAAGGCGCATTAAGACACAAG GCAGGGCAAATCTTCAAAAGTGTTCAACACTTAATCACTTTTATGACTGTGAGAGAAAAGTCAAGAACTTGATTGAATCAGGCCGATTTAAGGATGACGATACGGAGGGCATTGATGTACCCTCTTTTGATTTGGAAAGCATACTGGTAGCTACAACATACTTCTCCAATGCAAATAAACTTGGACAAGGAGGATTTGGTCCTGTTTACAAG GGTAAGCTTCCGGGAGGAGAAGAAATCGCTGTAAAGAGGCTCTCGAGTTGTTCAGGCCAAGGCCTAGAGGAATTCAAAAATGAAGTTTTGTTAATTGCCAAACTTCAACATCGGAATCTGGTTCGACTTTTGGGCTATTGTGCTGAGGGAGATGAAAAGATGTTAATCTATGAATACATGGCCAACAAAAGCTTAGACTCTTTCATCTTTG atcgaAAAGTATGTGTATCATTGGACTGGAATACACGCTTTAACATCATCTTAGGAATTGCTCGGGGGCTTCTTTATCTTCACCAAGATTCTAGATTAAGGGTTATTCATAGAGATCTGAAAACCAGCAACATTCTACTGAGTGAAGAGATGAACCCCAAAATATCAGACTTCGGTTTGGCAAGGATCTTTGGAGGCAATGAAACTTCAGCAAACACCAATAGAGTAGTGGGAACATA CGGCTATATGTCTCCAGAGTATGCATTAGATGGGTTATTCTCAGTAAAATCTGATGTTTTTAGCTTTGGTGTAGTTGTGATTGAAATCATCACTGGGAAAAGGAACACAGGATTTTATCAGCCTGAAAGATCTTTGAGTCTTCTTGGCTAT GCATGGCATTTGTGGAAAGAACAAAAGGCGTTAGATTTGCTAGAACAAACACTTGGTCACAGCTGCAACAAGGATGAGTACTTCAAGTGTGTTAATGTTGGGCTCTTATGTGTACAAGAAGATCCAGGTGATCGGCCAACCATGTCACAAGTAGTTTTCATGCTCGGAAGTGAAACTGCAACGATTCCAACCCCTAAACAACCCGCTTTCGTTGTTAGGCGATGCCCTTCTAGTTCTAGCAGGGCTTCTAATTCTTCAAGCAAACCAGAAACGGTTTCAAACAATGAGTTAACTGTCACCTTAGAAGATGGTCGATAG